A genomic segment from Chanos chanos chromosome 2, fChaCha1.1, whole genome shotgun sequence encodes:
- the samm50 gene encoding LOW QUALITY PROTEIN: sorting and assembly machinery component 50 homolog A (The sequence of the model RefSeq protein was modified relative to this genomic sequence to represent the inferred CDS: substituted 1 base at 1 genomic stop codon), with amino-acid sequence MGTVHARSLDPLPMQGPELGVQADDMELGVPEQDEQQEVLENKDVVVQRVHVDGLARTKEDILTYEIADVFHAKNLIDVMKRSHEARLKLLRLGIFRQVEVVIDTSQGTDALPNGLDVTFEVTELRRMTGSYNTMVGNNEGSMVLGLKLPNVFGRAEKLTFQFSYGTKETSYGLSFFKPQAGHFERNFSINLYKVTGQFPWSSLRETDRGISTELSFPIWKTNHTLKWEGVWRELGCLAXTASFAVREESGHSLKSSLSHAMVIDTRNSAILPKKGALLKINQELAGYTGGDASFLKEDFEIQFNKRLFWDSVLSASLWGGLILPIGDKPTSIADRFYLGGPTSVRGFSMYSIGPQSEGDYLGGEAYWAGGLHMYTPLPFRPGRGGFGDLFRTHFFLNAGNLCNLNYGEGPQAHLKRLAECIRWSYGAGIVLRLGNIARLELNYCIPMGVQSGDRICDGVQFGAGIRFL; translated from the exons ATGGGAACCGTACACGCGAGG AGTCTCGACCCCCTCCCCATGCAAGGACCAGAGCTAGGAGTTCAGGCTGATGACATGGAGCTGGGAGTACCAGAGCAGGATGAGCAACAGGAAGTTCTGGAAAACAAAGAT GTTGTCGTCCAGCGTGTGCATGTAGACGGACTAGCAAGAACCAAGGAGGACATACTGACATATGAAATTGCTGATGTGTTCCATGCCAAGAACTTGATTGAT GTTATGAAGAGATCTCACGAGGCCAGGCTCAAACTGTTGCGCCTGGGAATATTTCGACAGGTAGAGGTTGTGATCGATACCTCACAAG GTACAGATGCATTGCCTAATGGGCTGGATGTGACGTTTGAGGTGACTGAACTGAGGAGAATGACTGGAAGTTACAACACCATGGTGGGGAATAATGAGGGAAGCATG GTGCTGGGTCTCAAGCTCCCCAATGTTTTTGGCCGTGCCGAAAAACTGACCTTCCAGTTCTCCTACGGTACCAAGGAGACTTCTTACGGCCTGTCGTTTTTCAAACCTCAGGCCGGACACTTCGAACGCAA TTTCTCCATTAATTTGTACAAAGTGACTGGGCAGTTTCCATGGAGCTCActcagggagacagacagaggcatcTCTACAGAGCTGAGT TTTCCGATCTGGAAAACAAACCACACCCTGAAGTGGGAAGGTGTATGGAGAGAGCTGGGCTGTCTGGCATGAACTGCTTCCTTTGCCGTTCGAGAGGAGAGTGGGCACTCCCTCAAATCCTCCCTCTCG CATGCCATGGTCATCGACACACGGAACTCTGCTATCCTCCCGAAAAAAGGTGCCTTACTGAAGATCAACcag GAATTGGCTGGCTACACGGGGGGAGATGCTAGCTTTTTGAAGGAGGACTTTGAGATTCAGTTCAACAAGCGTCTTTTCTGGGATTCT gtcctgtctgcctctctctgggGTGGTCTGATCCTGCCCATCGGAGACAAACCCACATCCATTGCTGACAG GTTCTATCTGGGCGGGCCCACCAGTGTCAGGGGTTTTAGCATGTACAGCATTGGCCCTCAGAGTGAGG gggATTATCTTGGTGGAGAAGCATACTGGGCTGGGGGTCTCCATATGTACACCCCTCTCCCGTTCCGTCCAGGCCGAGGGGGCTTTGGAGACCTCTTCAGGACACACTTCTTCCTCAACGCCGGCAACCTGTGTAATCTCAACTACG GAGAGGGACCGCAGGCCCACCTGAAGCGGCTGGCAGAGTGTATCCGCTGGTCTTATGGCGCAGGTATTGTGCTGCGTTTGGGAAACATTGCTCGACTGGAACTCAATTACTGCATCCCCATGGGTGTACAGAGTGGGGACAG GATATGTGATGGTGTGCAGTTTGGAGCAGGTATCCGTTTTCTGTGA
- the lyrm5b gene encoding LYR motif-containing protein 5B, whose translation MANPFRGEVVRLYKNLLFLGREYPKGVEYFRDRLRAAFVKNKDVQDPEKIKQLIKRGEFVVKELEALYYLRKYRAMKKRYYETDE comes from the exons ATGGCCAATCCGTTCAGGGGTGAAGTGGTCCGTCTTTATAAAAAC CTGCTGTTCCTCGGGCGTGAATATCCAAAAGGCGTTGAATActtcagagacagactgagagctGCATTTGTGAAAAATAAAGACGTACAAGACCCGGAGAAAATCAAACAACTCATTAAACGAGGAGAATTTGTGGTGAAAGAGCTGGAGGCCCTGTACTACCTCAGGAAGTACAGAGCTATGAAGAAGAGGTACTACGAAACAGACGAGTGA
- the nedd1 gene encoding protein NEDD1, translating into MEEVTRLVSSGDCLKIWDSSSMTVVEQFNPHSATHPVAQVCWSSNNQYIVSASSAGDKLVVSSLKSSPIPVVELGEGKKQTRVSLNSTSQFLVSGGLDSTVNIWDLKTKRLHRSLKDHKDEVTCVSFNGGDSYIASGSSSGDIILHSITTNMSSKPFGHGPNQPIRDLRYSLVKRSLLGTVSDSGSVVLWDANTQKDLHVFDSSHKAPASGLAFSPANDLLFVTVGLDKKIICYDTSSKVVLRSMRVESPLTAIDFTPDGAGLVVGSTQGKVYVYDLRNLNAPVKTTTAHKTSVTCIRFQSSSSRLKSSKMMTSKSLASQPAKRVSAKLSSQSGAALTPTATVPSQTPVSDPPTADRGDGQAQSKGTDAETFSREGEGQYSTDRLPSLDKFSSVGRNSLDIFSPVREDYKIHGFSGDAPSERNGSGVDVFGRDGEVQHSAEKFRVGRNSLDIFSPLRDVHALCGDPSSGKKDLDFLPQHPGGSAQRKTPLGTSGSCCYSPLSVFQTPPPIREEEPLSPAQSKTQDSKRLDKTSSTRQDSEALITPPGSKSTHIQSVPPFCTPEANQRRGNEVPAQLTYESPVSGAPPHSAAPGTAVSATVASTLSDRIVESIGAEGGAPLSSIQINFIRNMIHETLEDFRESCHRDIVNLQVEMIRQFYIQLNEIHGLIERYSVNDLLVEEIEKLREENKRLRANY; encoded by the exons ATGGAGGAGGTGACACGCCTGGTGTCCTCGGGTGACTGCCTGAAGATCTGGGACTCATCTTCTATGACTGTGGTGGAACAGTTCAACCCTCACAGCGCTACACACCCTGTTGCCCAGGTCTGCTGGAGCAGCAACA ATCAGTACATTGTCAGTGCCAGTAGCGCAGGGGACAAACTGGTCGTGTCAAGCCTCAAATCTTCTCCAATACCAGTGGTGGAGCTTGGTGAAGGG AAAAAGCAGACACGTGTTAGTCTGAACTCAACATCTCAGTTTCTGGTGAGTGGTGGACTGGACAGCACAGTGAATATCTGGGACCTAAAGACAAAGAGGCTTCACCGTTCTCTGAAG GACCACAAAGATGAAGTGACATGCGTATCGTTCAATGGCGGTGATAGCTACATAGCGTCTGGCTCAAGCAGCGGAGACATCATCCTTCACAGCATCACTACCAATATGTCCAGCAAGCCCTTCGGCCACGGGCCCAACCAG CCCATCCGTGACCTGCGGTACTCCCTGGTGAAGAGGTCTCTGCTGGGCACGGTGTCAGACAGTGGCTCTGTGGTACTGTGGGATGCCAACACTCAAAAAGACCTGCATGTGTTTGACAGCTCTCACAAAGCCCCTGCCTCAGGCCTGGCCTTCTCACCAGCCAATGACCTTCTCTTCGTCACCGTGGGACTGGACAAGAAGATAATCTGCTACGACACCTCCAGCAAAGT TGTCCTGCGCAGCATGCGTGTAGAGTCTCCTCTTACGGCTATAGATTTTACACCTGATGGGGCAGGATTGGTGGTGGGGTCCACGCAGGGCAAGGTGTATGTTTATGACCTGCGGAATCTGAACGCCCCTGTGAAGACGACCACAGCACACAAGACGTCAGTCACCTGCATTCGCTTCCAGAGCTCCAGCTCCAGGCTGAAG TCCAGTAAAATGATGACTAGTAAATCTTTGGCATCTCAGCCAGCCAAGAGGGTCTCAGCAAAACTCAGCAGTCAATCAGGTGCAGCCCTCACTCCAACGGCCACAGTCCCCTCACAAACCCCCGTCTCTGACCCCCCCACAGCAGACAGAGGCGACGGTCAGGCCCAAAGCAAAG ggaccGATGCAGAGACATTCTCCAGAGAGGGTGAGGGCCAGTACAGCACAGACCGCCTGCCCAGTCTGGACAAGTTCAGCAGCGTTGGCCGAAACAGCCTGGACATCTTCTCACCTGTCCGAGAGG attaTAAGATCCATGGCTTTAGTGGTGATGCCCCAAGCGAGAGAAATG GCAGTGGTGTGGATGTTTTtggcagagatggagaggtaCAGCACAGTGCTGAGAAGTTCCGAGTGGGTCGTAACAGCCTAGacatcttctctcctctcagagaTG TACATGCTCTGTGTGGAGATCCATCAAGTGGAAAGAAAG ACCTAGACTTCCTGCCTCAGCATCCTGGTGGCTCCGCCCAACGCAAAACCCCACTGGGCACATCAGGCAGCTGCTGCTACAGCCCCTTGTCTGTGTTCCAGACCCCGCCTccaatcagagaggaggagcCACTTAGCCCCGCCCAGTCAAAGACACAAGACAGTAAAAGG CTGGATAAAACTAGTTCAACCAGACAGGACTCAGAAGCCCTGATCACACCTCCTGGCTCCAAGAGCACACACATCCAATCAGTGCCTCCGTTCTGTACCCCTGAAGCCAATCAGAGGAGGGGTAATGAGGTCCCCGCCCAGCTGACTTACGAGTCTCCGGTCAGTGGAGCACCACCGCACTCGGCTGCTCCAG GCACTGCGGTCTCGGCAACTGTGGCCTCCACCTTGTCTGACAGAATCGTGGAAAGTATTGGAGCAGAGGGCGgagctcctctctcctccattcAGATCAACTTCATCCGCAACATGATCCATGAGACTCTGGAGGACttcag GGAATCGTGCCACAGGGACATCGTTAACCTGCAGGTGGAGATGATTCGGCAGTTCTACATCCAGCTG AATGAAATCCATGGCCTTATTGAAAGGTACTCTGTGAATGACTTGCTCGTGGAGGAGATTGAGAAGCTGAGGGAAGAAAACAAGCGCCTGCGAGCCAACTACTGA
- the sh3gl3b gene encoding endophilin-A3b codes for MSVSGLKKQFHKASQLLNEKINGAEGTRLDEDFIKMERKINVTHKLVLELVPKTTEYLQPNPAYRARVGMLNTVSRLRGKVKSVSYPQTEGILGDCMLRYGRELGTDSTFGCVLVDFGEALKHIGHARDMLDIRVKTSFTDPLQCLQDSELKEIGYHLRKLEGRRLDFDYKKRRKGKLAALEIRKAHEKFEESRELAERSMHCFLENDVEQVHHLSALVEAMLDYHQQSCQILSDLRSTLQSRISSASSRPKREYTPKPVTNTMCYMEPNGFSNSLSFQSSGGCNSILDQPCCQALYSFNPENARELGFKEGDLITLTNQIDENWYEGMINGQSGFFPISYVQVLVPLPQ; via the exons ATGTCCGTGTCCGGATTGAAGAAGCAGTTTCACAAAGCAAGTCAG TTGctaaatgaaaagataaatgGAGCAGAAGGAACAAGGCTGGATGAAGACTTCATAAAAATGGAGAGG aaaATTAATGTCACCCACAAACTGGTCCTTGAGCTTGTGCCCAAAACCACAGAGTACCTTCAGCCAAACCCAG CATATAGAGCGAGAGTTGGCATGCTCAACACAGTCTCCAGACTCCGTGGGAAGGTGAAGTCTGTCAGCTACCCTCAGACAGAGGGCATACTGGGAGACTGTATGTTACGCTACGGCAGAGAGCTTGGCACAGACTCGACCTTCG GCTGTGTCTTGGTGGACTTTGGAGAGGCCTTGAAACACATAGGTCATGCCAGAGACATGCTTGACATCAGAGTGAAGACCAGCTTCACTGACCCTCTGCAATGTCTACAGGACAGTGAACTGAAGGAAATTGGG TACCATTTAAGAAAACTGGAAGGCCGTCGCTTAGATTTTGATTACAAGAAGAGGCGTAAGGGGAAGCTAGCAGCTTTGGAGATCAGGAAGGCCCATGAGAAGTTTGAAGAATCCAGAGAGCTGGCTGAGAGAAGCATGCACTGCTTTCTTGAGAATGAT GTGGAGCAGGTACACCATCTATCAGCTCTTGTTGAGGCCATGTTAGACTACCATCAGCAATCCTGCCAAATTCTCAGCGACCTCAGAAGCACCCTTCAGAGCAG GATAAGTAGTGCAAGCAGCCGACCAAAGAGGGAGTACACGCCAAAACCTGTCACGAACACCATGTGTTACATGGAGCCAAATGGATTTTCCAACAGTTTGTCTTTCCAGTCTTCAGGTGGA TGTAACTCTATCCTGGACCAGCCCTGCTGCCAGGCACTTTACAGTTTTAACCCTGAGAATGCCAGGGAGCTGGGCTTTAAGGAGGGTGATCTCATTACACTCACCAACCAGATCGATGAGAACTGGTATGAGGGCATGATCAATGGCCAGTCgggtttttttcccatcagCTATGTCCAGGTCCTCGTTCCTCTGCCACAATAA
- the glsl gene encoding glutaminase kidney isoform, mitochondrial has translation MEPIQSQETDVNLLSFHRTPSLRRKWRKRYGGLAGNNLLEPNKEEDMQDLPSFVINGTNTPVPHREQRKARAPQPWHTIGRPEAQYSLVKRKTAADALFDSFASNGRVNTQQFLKMLWSSGIRPADPRIKDCCTLMRKLQDTDETVDKNAFHRCVTGFVSFILKALQGRFVIPDFSTFAEETQRLYRKCKQLSCVPEKDSVRADDGKWAVSICTVDGQRLSLGDCTEPCVLGEISWPFIYCLSLGQLGVDYVHRYVGMEEYSKYESAFALTKQGLPHCPLTETGALVSASLLQQLTARPFTDEEEKYESILNVIRRLCNKEHANLNCTSYMNLRKDSAQLHALAFYLQEKKCFPESADMSASLDLLMQCFSTEVTCESGAVIAASLANGGLCPLSSDQVLSSSATRSTLSIMQVSGMNDYSRTFHFKTSAPAKSSRSGGVMVVIPGVLGLMCWSPELDGNGNPWKGVHFCEELVSTFQLHSFDIRTPFKQVLSYRQWKVESEGYQIMNLLLAAYRGDVQSLRRYVLSGVDVNSVDYDGRSALHVAASEGQLDVIRFLVENTGADCSLKDRWSNTPILEAMRCSQESALQLLKKYAEHEESF, from the exons ACTTGCCATCGTTTGTTATCAATGGCACGAATACCCCAGTACCACACAGGGAGCAAAGAAAGGCCCGTGCCCCACAACCCTGGCACACTATTGGCAGGCCAGAGGCCCAGTACAGCCTGGTCAAAAGGAAGAC GGCAGCCGATGCACTCTTTGACAGCTTTGCCTCCAATGGAAGAGTCAACACCCAACAGTTTCTAAAG ATGCTGTGGAGTTCTGGGATAAGGCCAGCTGATCCCAGGATTAAAGACTGCTGCACACTAATGAGGAAACTCCAAGACACAGATGAAACTGTTGATAAGAACGCCTTTCACAG GTGTGTGACAGGCTTTGTGTCTTTCATCTTGAAAGCACTGCAGGGACGGTTTGTCATTCCAGACTTTTCCACATTCGCAGAGGAGACCCAGAGGCTTTATAGGAAATGTAAACAGTTGTCCTGTGTCCCG GAAAAGGACTCAGTCAGGGCAGACGATGGAAAGTGGGCGGTGTCAATCTGTACAGTGGATGGTCAGAG gcTTTCTCTTGGTGACTGCACTGAGCCCTGTGTACTGGGGGAGATTTCCTGGCCATTCATTTACTGCCTCTCATTGGGCCAGCTCGGTGTTGACTACGTGCACAGATATGTTGGTATGGAGGAGTACTCAAAGTACGAGTCGGCTTTCGCTCTGACTAAGCAGG GGCTGCcacactgtcctctcactgAGACAGGAGCTCTAGTCAGTGCCTCTCTGTTACAG CAGTTAACTGCTAGGCCCTTCACAGACGAGGAGGAGAAGTATGAGTCA ATTTTGAATGTAATCAGAAGACTGTGTAACAAAGAACATGCCAATCTGAATTGTACGAG ttATATGAACTTGAGAAAAGACAGTGCTCAACTCCACGCACTCGCTTTTTATCTTCAAGAGAAGAAA TGCTTTCCTGAGTCAGCTGACATGAGTGCCTCACTGGATCTCCTGATGCAG tgtttttccaCTGAGGTCACATGTGAATCAGGAGCCGTCATAGCTGCCAGTCTGGCCAATGGCGGGCTTTGCCCTCTGTCAAGTGACCAGGTGTTGTCCTCCTCTGCCACACGGAGCACTCTTTCTATCATGCAGGTCTCTGGAATGAATGATTACTCcagaacatttcattttaag ACCTCAGCACCTGCAAAGTCCAGTCGATCCGGGGGTGTCATGGTGGTGATCCCAGGGGTTCTGGGACTCATGTGCTGGTCGCCTGAATTAGACGGCAACGGAAACCCCTGGAAGGGAGTGCACTTCTGTGAG GAACTGGTGTCAACTTTTCAACTGCATAGTTTTGACATCAGGACTCCGTTCAAGCAGGTTCTCTCCTACAGACAGTGGAAAGTGGAATCTGAG GGTTACCAAATTATGAATCTACTCTTAGCTGCATACAGAGGGGATGTACAGTCTTTGCGCAG ATACGTTCTGTCCGGAGTAGACGTTAACTCTGTGGATTACGATGGGAGATCTGCTCTGCACGTTGCCGCCTCAGAGGGTCAGCTAGACGTCATCAGGTTTCTTGTGGAAAACACGGGTGCTGACTGTTCATTGAAGGATAG ATGGAGCAATACACCGATACTGGAAGCTATGAGATGCAGTCAAGAATCTGCTCTACAACTTTTAAAGAAATATGCCGAACATGAGGAGAGTTTCTGA